One genomic segment of Candidatus Saccharimonas sp. includes these proteins:
- the topA gene encoding type I DNA topoisomerase: MKNLVIVESPAKAKTIEKYLGKDFTVMSSVGHIRQIAKKNKDGGRPIETNNKYKITFEVDPGKKKVVSELRKAVKAAKEVWLATDEDREGEAIAWHLCEVLKLNPKTTKRIVFHEITKNAIEEAIKNPRKIDMKMVEAQQTRQTLDWLVGFDLSPVVWRKVPGGKSAGRVQSPAVRLLVEREREIEKFGAKSSFKITGEFFVPSSGEILKAELNKKFESEKAATDFLESLKNANFKVANISKTPGTRNPSAPFTTSTLQQEANARIGFSAKSTMAAAQKLYQSGKITYMRTDSVNLSGFAIKSSEEFIKKTFGEKYHKARIFATKSAAAQEAHEAIRPTVIANEKVSTSQDLQKIYTLIRNRTLASQMTPAQIEKTTIKIEIYGQENYFEAKGEVVVFDGFLKVYSNGKKDEFLPELTSGDSLNFNEIIAKEVFSRPPARYSEGSLVKKLEDLGIGRPSTYATILDTIQARGYALKGEGEGNPRDVIQISLSKNKINRKVVQEKTGSTKGKLLPTASGEVLSDFLNDYFNQVVDYGWTANLENDFDKIALGEEDRLEVLDDFYKPFHKLIMDSGEIDRNTVAPAREIGVDPKTGRKVFARFGRFGPMIQLGDNKVEGEEVKFAPMPAGEKIETVSLESALKMFLLPRKVGKTTNGKEITANIGQYGPYIKIENTFVSIKPMSPFEITETEAQMLYEEKLKADEKRILKKFENGITISRGGFGRKYITDNKIKAILPKDLDIEKITDKQASELIEVAKSQKSGKKSTVKKIAKQKTASKTTKKAVSKTTKSKK; the protein is encoded by the coding sequence ATGAAGAATTTAGTAATCGTAGAGAGCCCCGCCAAGGCTAAAACTATCGAAAAATATCTCGGCAAAGATTTCACAGTGATGTCCAGCGTTGGGCATATTCGCCAGATTGCCAAGAAAAATAAAGACGGCGGGCGACCAATCGAAACAAATAATAAATATAAAATCACTTTTGAAGTTGACCCAGGCAAGAAAAAAGTAGTCAGTGAACTCAGGAAAGCCGTTAAGGCTGCTAAAGAAGTTTGGCTTGCAACCGATGAAGACCGCGAAGGAGAAGCGATTGCGTGGCACCTTTGCGAGGTTTTAAAATTAAATCCAAAAACTACCAAGCGAATTGTTTTTCACGAAATTACTAAAAATGCAATTGAAGAGGCAATTAAAAATCCACGAAAAATTGACATGAAAATGGTCGAAGCTCAACAAACTCGCCAAACTTTAGACTGGCTAGTTGGTTTTGATCTGAGTCCTGTTGTGTGGAGAAAAGTTCCTGGCGGCAAAAGTGCTGGCCGCGTGCAGAGCCCAGCAGTTAGATTACTCGTGGAGCGAGAGCGCGAAATTGAAAAATTTGGCGCAAAAAGTTCGTTCAAAATTACTGGGGAGTTTTTTGTTCCGAGCTCAGGTGAAATCTTAAAAGCTGAGCTTAATAAAAAATTCGAAAGTGAAAAAGCTGCCACTGATTTCCTTGAAAGCTTAAAAAATGCGAATTTTAAAGTGGCAAATATTTCAAAAACTCCCGGAACTCGCAACCCAAGTGCGCCTTTTACCACTTCAACCCTTCAGCAAGAAGCTAACGCACGGATTGGATTTTCAGCCAAAAGTACAATGGCTGCCGCACAAAAGCTCTATCAATCTGGAAAAATTACCTACATGCGAACCGATAGTGTAAATTTGAGTGGATTTGCAATTAAATCTAGTGAAGAATTTATTAAGAAAACTTTCGGTGAAAAATATCACAAAGCACGCATTTTTGCCACGAAATCGGCCGCAGCGCAAGAAGCGCACGAAGCAATTCGGCCAACCGTAATAGCAAATGAAAAAGTTTCAACCAGCCAAGATCTACAAAAGATTTATACGCTGATTCGAAACCGAACACTTGCTAGCCAAATGACACCAGCGCAAATCGAAAAAACCACTATCAAAATTGAAATTTATGGTCAAGAAAATTATTTTGAAGCTAAAGGTGAAGTGGTTGTTTTTGACGGATTTTTAAAAGTTTATTCAAACGGAAAGAAAGATGAATTCTTACCAGAGCTTACAAGTGGTGATAGTTTGAATTTTAATGAAATCATCGCAAAAGAAGTTTTTTCACGACCACCGGCACGCTACAGTGAAGGTTCTCTTGTTAAAAAACTCGAAGATTTAGGAATCGGCCGCCCATCAACATATGCTACGATTCTGGATACGATTCAGGCTCGTGGTTACGCTCTGAAAGGTGAAGGCGAAGGAAATCCACGCGATGTGATTCAAATTTCACTTTCGAAAAACAAAATTAACCGCAAAGTTGTTCAAGAAAAAACCGGTTCAACCAAAGGAAAACTGCTTCCAACTGCTAGCGGCGAGGTTTTAAGTGATTTCCTAAACGATTATTTTAATCAAGTTGTTGATTATGGTTGGACAGCAAACCTCGAGAATGACTTCGATAAAATTGCTTTAGGCGAGGAAGATCGTCTTGAAGTACTTGACGATTTCTATAAACCATTTCATAAATTAATTATGGATTCAGGCGAAATTGATCGTAACACTGTAGCACCCGCCCGTGAAATTGGAGTCGATCCAAAAACTGGGCGAAAAGTTTTTGCACGATTTGGTCGTTTTGGTCCGATGATTCAGCTTGGCGACAATAAAGTTGAGGGCGAAGAAGTTAAATTTGCACCAATGCCAGCTGGCGAAAAAATCGAGACCGTCTCGCTCGAAAGTGCTTTAAAAATGTTCCTTTTGCCACGAAAAGTTGGTAAAACTACCAACGGTAAAGAAATTACAGCCAATATTGGCCAATATGGCCCATATATTAAAATTGAAAATACTTTTGTGAGTATTAAGCCAATGTCTCCTTTCGAAATTACCGAAACTGAAGCACAGATGCTTTATGAAGAAAAACTAAAGGCTGATGAAAAGCGGATTTTAAAGAAATTCGAAAACGGAATTACAATTTCTCGCGGTGGATTCGGAAGAAAATATATTACCGATAACAAAATTAAAGCAATTCTGCCAAAAGATTTAGACATTGAGAAAATTACCGATAAACAAGCTAGTGAATTAATTGAAGTTGCAAAATCTCAAAAATCTGGTAAAAAATCAACCGTCAAAAAGATAGCGAAACAAAAAACAGCTTCAAAAACAACCAAGAAAGCTGTTTCAAAAACTACAAAATCAAAAAAATAG
- a CDS encoding glycosyltransferase produces the protein MKIAIASDLFWPMINGISVFSKNLAEQMTARGHEVVVFAPSQTGEYYIEEIDGYRVVRLSSTNFPFYPNQTETLPEPRKIAGGRITIPRIYLHNGYRLSLLPIREIRKFCKENNFMPDVSHIQLQLFVGQAMIDFSRKHNIPVVITNHSSPENLFDNLKMLAPLSPIINRTVLLYTKRFALQADYATMPTQQAIERHFRNPEKAKMPIEAVSNGIDLSRFTPEKPPKEFFEKFNLPQNSPIVMNIGRVDAEKHISTLILAFNEVLKNNKKAQLIIVGDGTDRPNLENLVYKLGISENVRFMGTQLGEDLVNFHRAASVFVSASPTETQGIVFLEAAACGKPVIGVDVGAVKEICQDGVNGFLCETDNVEQIAGSILKILNDRKLAADFSKTGLEIIKKHDLNFTISKFEEIYNFVIEKKKQEPRNWFEKLSRKLKK, from the coding sequence ATGAAAATTGCAATTGCATCTGATTTATTCTGGCCGATGATTAACGGAATTTCGGTCTTTTCGAAAAATTTAGCCGAACAAATGACAGCTCGTGGCCACGAAGTTGTTGTTTTTGCTCCAAGCCAGACTGGTGAATATTATATCGAAGAAATCGACGGCTACCGCGTAGTTCGTTTAAGCTCGACCAACTTCCCCTTTTACCCAAATCAAACTGAAACTCTTCCTGAGCCACGCAAAATTGCTGGTGGCCGAATTACTATTCCGCGAATTTATCTTCATAATGGTTATCGACTTTCACTTTTGCCAATCCGTGAAATCCGCAAATTTTGCAAAGAAAATAATTTTATGCCAGATGTTTCACATATTCAATTGCAACTTTTTGTGGGTCAGGCGATGATTGATTTTTCACGAAAACATAATATTCCAGTGGTAATCACTAATCATTCTAGCCCTGAGAATCTATTTGATAATTTAAAGATGCTTGCGCCGCTATCGCCGATTATCAATCGCACAGTTTTGCTTTATACCAAACGCTTTGCGCTTCAAGCAGACTATGCTACGATGCCAACTCAGCAAGCAATTGAAAGGCATTTTCGAAATCCAGAAAAAGCCAAAATGCCGATTGAAGCTGTTTCAAATGGTATTGATTTAAGCCGATTTACTCCTGAAAAACCGCCAAAAGAATTTTTTGAAAAATTTAATTTGCCACAAAACTCACCAATTGTAATGAATATTGGTCGTGTTGATGCTGAAAAGCACATTTCAACATTGATTTTAGCGTTTAATGAAGTGTTAAAAAATAACAAAAAAGCCCAGCTAATTATTGTTGGCGACGGCACTGATCGCCCGAATCTTGAGAATTTGGTTTATAAATTAGGAATTTCAGAAAATGTTCGCTTCATGGGCACGCAACTTGGTGAAGATTTAGTGAATTTTCACCGTGCAGCTAGCGTGTTTGTGTCAGCCAGCCCAACTGAAACTCAAGGAATTGTTTTTCTTGAGGCTGCGGCCTGCGGTAAACCCGTGATTGGTGTTGATGTTGGTGCGGTTAAAGAAATTTGCCAAGATGGCGTGAATGGATTTTTGTGTGAAACTGATAATGTTGAACAAATTGCTGGAAGCATTTTAAAAATTTTAAACGATAGAAAGCTTGCGGCAGATTTTTCAAAAACTGGACTTGAAATTATTAAAAAACACGATTTGAATTTTACAATTTCAAAATTTGAAGAAATTTATAATTTTGTGATCGAAAAGAAAAAACAAGAACCACGAAATTGGTTCGAAAAACTCTCGCGAAAATTAAAGAAATAA
- a CDS encoding ATP-binding cassette domain-containing protein produces MILSVEITEKSFGNKQLLQNVKFSIDEGEKVGLIGRNGIGKSTLFSVLLGRDQDFSGKVIFRKGSVIASTQQEYSSVGEQTVLNFILNDLPEYAHLSKLLRELPEKMGENMELIEKYTDALNRFQEKNFHFIEDKIKAELRDFGLGGFENRQMKTLSGGQKRLVDTIKIIHSKTDLALVDEPTNFMDSHAKNRFLNWMNNSNEAVLVITHDRDVLSRVDRIIEIRDGKTYIFKGNYDDYLRANMFSTTNQIQDFESIQRRIANLKDKVREYQRMKEKARDPSTIQRFKRLENKSREELADLELIKKPSFWIDQANVENLDFKAAKSYQKFKAKNVKIGIKNEETRSVRSLVWAENLALGYGSLEDALENKNGAKILFENVNFDLKVGGILEIFGRNGVGKTSLIKTIFGAENEKAEIYDGKIFLDESARVGIYSQEIGSEFFEMNLKDAIEKIYLDQNISITEEKIYRILHQYLFSTEDFETPIRELSGGQKARFQLIKMLSNEPQILILDEPTSHLDLPSIEELERALKNYSGAIIFVSHDDYFRKVMKSTEKDFQTVEIRGN; encoded by the coding sequence ATGATTCTTAGTGTAGAAATTACTGAAAAATCTTTTGGCAACAAACAGCTTCTTCAGAACGTAAAATTTAGCATCGATGAAGGCGAAAAAGTTGGTTTAATTGGGCGAAATGGAATTGGTAAGTCAACGCTCTTCTCGGTTCTGCTTGGCCGAGACCAAGATTTTTCAGGTAAAGTGATTTTTCGAAAAGGTTCAGTCATTGCCAGTACGCAACAGGAATATTCCAGTGTTGGTGAACAGACCGTGCTAAATTTTATTTTGAATGATCTGCCGGAATATGCTCATCTTTCGAAACTTTTGCGTGAACTTCCTGAAAAAATGGGCGAAAATATGGAGCTGATCGAAAAATACACTGATGCTCTAAATCGCTTTCAAGAGAAAAATTTCCACTTTATTGAAGATAAAATTAAAGCCGAACTTCGCGATTTTGGCCTCGGTGGTTTTGAGAATCGGCAAATGAAAACACTTTCGGGCGGTCAGAAGCGCTTAGTTGATACGATTAAAATTATCCATTCGAAAACTGATTTGGCGCTTGTTGATGAGCCGACTAACTTTATGGATTCGCACGCCAAAAATCGTTTTTTAAACTGGATGAATAATTCTAACGAAGCGGTTTTAGTGATTACGCACGACCGTGATGTGCTTTCGAGAGTTGATAGAATCATCGAAATTCGTGACGGTAAAACTTATATTTTTAAAGGAAATTATGACGATTATTTGCGGGCGAATATGTTTTCGACGACTAATCAAATTCAAGATTTTGAAAGTATTCAGCGCCGAATTGCGAATTTGAAAGATAAAGTTCGTGAATATCAACGGATGAAGGAAAAGGCTCGTGATCCGAGTACAATTCAACGGTTTAAGCGGCTCGAAAATAAATCGCGCGAAGAGCTCGCGGATCTGGAGCTGATTAAAAAACCAAGTTTTTGGATTGATCAAGCAAATGTTGAAAACCTAGATTTTAAGGCGGCGAAATCTTATCAAAAATTTAAGGCCAAAAATGTTAAAATTGGTATTAAAAATGAAGAAACGCGTTCGGTGCGAAGTTTGGTGTGGGCAGAAAATCTTGCGCTCGGCTATGGTTCGCTTGAAGACGCGCTTGAAAATAAAAATGGCGCAAAAATTCTTTTTGAAAATGTAAATTTTGATTTAAAAGTTGGTGGTATTTTAGAGATTTTTGGTCGAAATGGTGTTGGAAAAACCAGCTTAATTAAAACGATTTTTGGCGCAGAAAATGAAAAAGCGGAAATCTACGATGGTAAGATTTTTCTTGATGAATCCGCGAGAGTTGGAATTTATAGCCAAGAAATTGGTTCTGAATTTTTCGAAATGAATCTAAAAGATGCAATTGAAAAAATCTACCTTGACCAAAATATTTCAATCACGGAGGAAAAAATTTACCGAATTTTGCACCAATATCTCTTTTCTACTGAAGATTTCGAAACGCCTATTCGCGAGCTTTCTGGTGGACAAAAGGCACGTTTTCAGCTGATTAAAATGCTTTCGAATGAGCCGCAAATTTTGATTTTAGATGAGCCAACTTCGCATTTGGATCTACCAAGTATTGAAGAGCTCGAACGGGCTTTGAAGAATTATTCGGGCGCGATTATTTTTGTGAGCCATGATGATTATTTTCGAAAAGTAATGAAATCTACCGAAAAGGATTTTCAGACTGTAGAAATTCGCGGAAATTAA
- a CDS encoding NrdH-redoxin, translating into MDKKVIVYSTSWCGFCSAEKDWLEHNGVKFEAKDIEEDAEARDELLAKMGGEFRGVPVTDINGEIVLGFDRAKLSKLLDIKRF; encoded by the coding sequence ATGGATAAAAAAGTTATTGTTTACTCAACAAGCTGGTGCGGATTTTGCTCAGCTGAAAAAGACTGGCTTGAACACAACGGTGTAAAATTTGAAGCTAAAGATATTGAAGAAGATGCTGAAGCTCGCGATGAGCTCCTTGCAAAAATGGGCGGGGAATTCCGTGGTGTGCCAGTAACAGATATAAATGGCGAAATTGTACTCGGTTTTGATCGCGCAAAGCTTTCGAAATTACTTGATATTAAACGATTTTAA
- a CDS encoding tRNA-dihydrouridine synthase family protein — MKSEFWNKIIESTGEENGKKLPFFSLAPMEAVTDVVFRHVVSKAARPDIFYTEFTNSSSFASPKGIHSTRGRLTFTPDEQPIIAQIWGSRPDDIKFMCEKLPELGYQAIDINMGCPDKAVIKSGGGSDLIRNPELAAKIIKNAKASGLPISVKTRLGFSKVVEWRGWLNFLLEQEISVLTIHLRTKKEMSKVPAHFELIPEILALRDEIAPETLIQINGDIKTREQGLELWRKFPKIDGIMIGRGVFENPFCFEKNPPETARTSSDYLDLLELQLDLFEKYSRELEKRRFEPLKRFFKIYVREFAGASELRAKLMETKTVSEVREILKDFRNATQK; from the coding sequence ATGAAAAGTGAATTTTGGAATAAAATTATTGAATCAACTGGCGAAGAAAACGGTAAAAAACTACCATTTTTCTCGTTAGCGCCAATGGAAGCTGTGACTGATGTAGTTTTTCGACATGTAGTTTCAAAAGCGGCACGACCTGATATTTTTTATACCGAATTCACTAATTCTTCAAGTTTCGCCAGCCCAAAAGGAATCCATAGTACACGCGGGCGACTAACTTTCACACCAGATGAGCAACCAATTATTGCTCAAATTTGGGGCTCACGACCAGACGATATTAAATTTATGTGCGAAAAACTGCCAGAGCTTGGCTATCAAGCGATTGATATCAATATGGGTTGCCCAGATAAAGCCGTAATTAAAAGTGGTGGCGGAAGTGATTTGATTCGAAACCCTGAGCTTGCCGCTAAAATCATCAAAAACGCAAAAGCTAGCGGTTTGCCAATTTCGGTAAAAACGCGACTTGGTTTTTCTAAAGTGGTGGAGTGGAGAGGTTGGCTCAATTTTTTACTTGAACAAGAAATTTCAGTTTTAACTATTCATCTCCGAACGAAGAAAGAAATGAGTAAAGTTCCAGCACATTTCGAATTGATTCCTGAAATATTAGCACTACGCGATGAAATTGCACCAGAAACCCTAATTCAAATTAATGGCGACATTAAAACTCGCGAGCAAGGATTGGAACTTTGGCGAAAATTCCCAAAAATTGATGGAATTATGATCGGCCGTGGCGTTTTCGAAAATCCATTTTGTTTTGAAAAAAATCCGCCAGAAACTGCTCGAACTTCAAGCGATTATTTAGACCTGCTCGAACTTCAGCTTGATTTATTCGAAAAATATTCTCGAGAGCTTGAAAAACGCCGTTTTGAGCCTTTAAAGCGATTTTTTAAAATTTATGTGCGAGAATTTGCTGGCGCGAGTGAACTTCGGGCAAAACTAATGGAAACTAAAACTGTTAGTGAAGTTCGTGAAATTTTAAAGGATTTTAGAAATGCCACGCAAAAATAA
- a CDS encoding AI-2E family transporter has protein sequence MKVKIEIDTKTLIRFWLVIFGFIIFAGLIWVAKDVLIMIIIAAFLALALNDPVARITKILPGSNKNRVAATAVAYLTIVLILGALISLLTPIIADQVKHFSKDLPQIVKNYTGEESGIRRFIVENHLEGMISQAVDSITRSINSSVSKLGDFFFGSIASIVGWLISLFMILAMAFLMLVEGPDLIDKIFKVFYTDKTLEKDHRRILSRMYGTVSGYVSSIVTICSISATCGSIATAILALIFGLPIALVPPIAVLLFIFGMIPMVGATIAGLLSAVILGLNAPTAGLFFLIYFLIYQQVENNVISPMIQARNNQLSALIIFVALTIGVYAFGLLGALLAIPLAACIKILVQEQLKSRKRRTREENSEKFVELLKKIGN, from the coding sequence ATGAAAGTTAAAATTGAAATCGATACAAAAACACTAATTCGCTTTTGGCTGGTGATTTTTGGTTTTATTATTTTTGCAGGATTAATTTGGGTTGCAAAAGACGTTCTAATTATGATAATAATTGCGGCCTTTTTGGCCCTTGCTCTAAATGATCCAGTAGCAAGAATTACAAAAATTTTACCCGGTTCAAATAAAAACCGCGTAGCGGCGACTGCAGTTGCATATCTTACAATTGTTCTAATTTTGGGTGCGTTAATTTCACTTCTTACGCCGATTATCGCTGACCAAGTTAAACATTTTTCGAAAGATTTACCGCAAATTGTGAAAAATTATACCGGCGAGGAATCTGGAATCCGCAGATTTATTGTTGAAAACCATCTTGAAGGAATGATTTCGCAAGCAGTTGATTCAATTACGCGATCAATTAATTCTTCGGTTTCAAAGCTAGGTGACTTCTTCTTCGGAAGTATTGCATCAATTGTTGGTTGGCTTATTTCTCTGTTTATGATTCTTGCGATGGCGTTTCTAATGCTCGTTGAAGGACCAGACTTAATAGATAAAATCTTTAAAGTTTTTTATACCGATAAAACGCTCGAAAAAGATCACCGCAGAATTCTTTCACGAATGTATGGAACAGTTTCAGGCTATGTTTCGAGCATTGTTACAATTTGTTCAATTAGTGCAACTTGCGGTTCGATTGCAACGGCGATTTTAGCATTAATTTTTGGATTACCAATCGCTTTAGTTCCACCAATTGCAGTTTTACTCTTCATTTTCGGAATGATTCCTATGGTTGGCGCTACAATTGCTGGGTTACTTTCTGCCGTTATTTTAGGACTAAATGCCCCGACTGCGGGATTGTTCTTCCTAATTTACTTCTTAATTTATCAACAAGTTGAGAATAATGTAATCTCCCCAATGATTCAAGCTCGAAATAATCAGCTCTCGGCACTAATAATTTTTGTTGCACTTACAATTGGTGTTTACGCTTTTGGTCTACTTGGGGCGCTCCTTGCAATTCCTTTAGCGGCTTGTATAAAAATTCTTGTTCAAGAACAATTGAAATCTCGAAAACGCCGTACGCGTGAAGAAAACTCGGAAAAATTTGTTGAACTTCTTAAGAAAATTGGCAATTAA
- the cysS gene encoding cysteine--tRNA ligase: MLKFYNTPNRKLEEFHPINPKNVKIYTCGPTVYASPHIGNWVAFIYWDILVRTLRLNGYNVTRTMNITDVGHLVSDEDDGEDKLEKGARREGKTAWEVAEFYTAEFLNGMRELHLVKPENLSKATDFIPEQIKIIEELSKKGFTYETSDGIYFDTAKFPRYANFAHLDLDNLKAGARVNFNPEKRNLSDFALWKWSPEDQKRDMEWEFYGRMGFPGWHLECSAIAINTLGETIDIHTGGIDHIPVHHTDEIAQSETFTGKTFSNYWLHCNHMKSEGQKISKSLGNGFNLEELKSRGFSPIDFKMFVLQSQYQTESNFNFESLQAAKNRLKNWQNIANMRWQIKGSEGEIPSLAAKNAILEEINENLDTPKALAKIDEVFSEIIKANPEKLNHQNLIELLEFIDDLLGLNLLGSTPDIPDEIKQKIIERNAARTEKDWVKSDKIRDELLSKNIVLRDTPKKSFWEYN, from the coding sequence ATGCTAAAATTCTACAATACGCCAAATCGAAAACTTGAAGAATTTCACCCAATAAACCCAAAAAATGTTAAAATTTACACTTGTGGGCCAACAGTTTACGCCAGCCCACACATTGGCAACTGGGTAGCATTTATCTATTGGGATATTCTAGTTCGAACTTTGCGTTTAAACGGCTATAATGTTACTCGCACGATGAATATTACTGATGTTGGACATTTAGTTAGCGATGAAGATGATGGCGAAGACAAGCTAGAAAAAGGCGCAAGGCGAGAAGGAAAAACAGCTTGGGAAGTTGCTGAATTTTATACGGCAGAATTTTTGAATGGAATGCGAGAACTCCATTTAGTTAAACCCGAGAATCTTTCAAAAGCTACCGATTTTATTCCTGAACAAATTAAAATTATTGAAGAACTTTCAAAAAAAGGTTTTACCTATGAGACCAGTGATGGAATTTATTTCGATACAGCAAAATTCCCTCGTTACGCCAATTTTGCACATCTTGATTTAGATAATTTAAAAGCTGGCGCACGCGTAAATTTCAACCCTGAGAAGCGAAATTTAAGCGATTTTGCACTTTGGAAATGGTCGCCAGAAGACCAAAAACGCGACATGGAATGGGAATTTTATGGAAGGATGGGTTTCCCTGGTTGGCATCTGGAATGCTCGGCTATTGCGATTAATACTTTAGGTGAAACGATCGATATTCACACTGGCGGAATTGACCATATCCCAGTTCATCACACAGACGAGATTGCTCAAAGTGAAACCTTCACAGGCAAGACTTTTTCGAATTATTGGCTGCATTGCAATCATATGAAAAGTGAAGGGCAGAAAATTTCGAAATCACTTGGTAATGGCTTTAACCTTGAAGAACTGAAATCTCGCGGATTTTCGCCAATAGATTTTAAAATGTTTGTTTTACAAAGCCAATATCAAACCGAAAGCAACTTTAATTTTGAAAGCCTGCAAGCAGCTAAGAATCGGCTCAAGAATTGGCAGAATATTGCAAATATGCGTTGGCAAATTAAAGGAAGCGAAGGGGAAATTCCAAGCCTTGCTGCTAAAAATGCAATTCTTGAAGAAATTAATGAAAATCTCGACACGCCAAAAGCTTTAGCAAAAATTGATGAAGTTTTTAGTGAAATAATTAAAGCAAACCCTGAAAAACTAAATCACCAAAATCTAATTGAACTTTTAGAATTTATAGACGATCTTTTGGGGCTAAATCTGCTTGGTTCAACGCCAGATATTCCAGACGAAATTAAACAGAAGATTATCGAAAGAAATGCCGCTCGTACTGAAAAAGATTGGGTGAAAAGTGACAAAATTCGCGATGAATTGCTTTCGAAAAATATTGTTTTACGAGATACGCCGAAAAAGAGTTTTTGGGAATATAACTAA
- the rplA gene encoding 50S ribosomal protein L1, translated as MERRGKKYQEAAKKVEKDTVYNLNEALKLATETNPAKFDASVEIHARLGVDPRQADQNIRSTVILPNGTGKDVKVAVFAPENEHKTAKDAGANIVGDEEFLKQLDKEELNFDVLIATPAYMPKLGKYARLLGPRGLMPNPKAGTVAADVAKAVSEAKAGKVEYRVDKQAIVHLSIGKVSFGAEKLEENAKAFFDSLASQKPSSIKGAYVKSVSIATSQGPSIKTENPIA; from the coding sequence ATTGAACGACGAGGTAAAAAATACCAAGAAGCTGCTAAAAAAGTTGAAAAAGATACTGTTTACAACCTAAACGAAGCTCTTAAACTTGCAACAGAAACTAACCCAGCTAAATTTGACGCTTCAGTTGAAATTCACGCTCGACTCGGTGTTGACCCACGACAAGCTGACCAAAATATTCGTTCAACAGTTATTCTACCAAACGGAACAGGTAAAGATGTGAAAGTTGCTGTGTTTGCTCCAGAAAATGAGCACAAAACTGCAAAAGATGCTGGCGCAAATATTGTTGGTGATGAAGAATTCCTAAAACAACTTGACAAAGAAGAATTGAATTTCGATGTTCTTATCGCAACTCCAGCATATATGCCAAAACTTGGTAAATATGCACGACTTCTTGGTCCACGCGGACTAATGCCAAATCCAAAAGCTGGAACTGTTGCCGCTGACGTGGCAAAAGCCGTTTCTGAAGCTAAAGCCGGTAAGGTTGAATACCGCGTAGACAAGCAAGCAATCGTTCACCTTTCAATTGGTAAAGTTTCATTCGGAGCAGAAAAACTTGAAGAAAATGCAAAAGCATTCTTTGATAGTCTTGCTTCACAAAAGCCATCTTCAATCAAAGGTGCTTACGTGAAAAGCGTTTCAATCGCAACCTCACAAGGTCCAAGCATTAAAACCGAAAATCCAATTGCTTAA